A genomic segment from Paenibacillus sp. FSL K6-1096 encodes:
- a CDS encoding pullulanase — MRFAVRVKKIFTVLMVLALICSGLGIGPARVSAAAVKAVLVGDLQTKFAGLDPAETKDWNETSTVTEMTYRGAGLYIFSGTLPKGTYEYKVALNDSWSESYGYSSYTNPNGEDAGGNIRISLAEETHVTFYYNDLTKAVADSTYYSPVAPERQPRVIGTLQTALGDSADNSPADAGTLLSDADLDGVYEQTVLLPEGDYTYQIYLPGAEPSDGTAYPELAQELKLPAKLPVTFKYNTADHSVSALYTSPGGAGEVQPVPAGHLRVHYQRADGNYADLGLWTWGDVVSPSANWPKGAVPFPAGQTDAYGAYVDLPIKDGAKSVSFLVVNRVNGVKEMENGDKTFLIGTPETNEVWIREGSNLTTPYEPVSLPENTVRIHYSRADNNQSQYGLWLWDDVASPSEGWPKGATPFAPEHKDAYGAYVDIPLKENAKTISFIVMKPANGDKDGPAGNENKSFAFLDRYNQLWVRENDANVYTSPFGETPVGLLSAEVLSASKLVLGFTMTDGLDPAALKTAISVKDAEGTAIPVTAVTITGRSSMEVATGAFDLRKIPLSVTYAGKTVSASTGWRMLDELYNYTGDDLGATYHQDDRSATLKLWAPKASAVTAVVYDAAVADHTVGRVELTLGEKGVWSTRLTAADLTGAPGAEDVRGFYYQYEVTNDAVTRQVLDPYAKSMAVFTVNTAGEAGAGGDTVGKAAIVDLSTTNPPDFKAADISGYEEREDAVIYEAHIRDFTSDPAIQSSLGGERWGSYTAFAKKLDYIKSLGVTHIQLLPVMAWYYGDETRMDDRELDYSAQGNEYNWGYDPHSYFSPDGAYSQRPADPEARIRELKGLIDAVHEAGMGVILDVVYTHMAKKELLNDIVPGYYAFQDAHGNFIGGFGNNLATSHKMAEKLMVDSVKYWFQEYKIDGMRWDMMGDATADAVQAAYDAASAINPKALFIGEGWITFGGDAGEPELKGKGADQKWMDQTDSVGVFSDEFRNELKSGFGSEGEPRFITGGARELNTILNNIKAQPSNVPADDPGDMVPYIEAHDNLTLHDVIALTLHKNPQLAENELEIQKRIRLGNLLLLTSQGTAFLHAGQEYGRTKQWMASGVPEQKYTEVRDAGDQSVSYFIHDSYDSSDSVNKFDWAAATDAVKHPVQNETRAYTAGLIQLRKSTNAFRLGDIGLVNANVKLIQAPEMQAQDLVIGYSSKATDGTGIYYVLMNGDSKARTLTLPEDLSGAEVLADSDQAGTEPIAPAEQSGFRMSAGTITIEPLTSVILRKEAPAAVLTKLAADKSAYTLQAGGTHQAAVTATYDDGASSTVTAKAQYVSDKPEVATVTAKGLIKGLKAGSATITITYGGLSVQVTVEVAAKPVDSKRYVQFNYTRPDKNYKDWSVWLWYTGATDGEVKLPEPVEGSASSSVLIEVGKEATRVGFVLIKGLDWSVNKQDIADDRYIELTPGELFTKVYVTSMVQELAVMPAVRGPLLQGEAVTFLYRDDELFRSGDMSAITGIKVKVNGTEYPMTYDPAKEWFSYRLEGLHEGDYKYSFLVTRDGETRELTDPHNTVDGESVIRYHKPEVQITAEVSPPAVNFNENAVVTVKAASKEEVSYTDAYLDLTELGGPARVKLDTELMQQTVSVKHDVTAGRKSIPVVLVDQYGNAHRQTAEIEVKARTYSGGKADFDWDEARIYFALTDRFKDGDPENNENVDKSHPEAYHGGDFRGMIDNLDYLQELGINTLWITPVVDNIDFNQGASFGGKQYAYHGYWAKDFTKLDEHLGDMDTFKELIDKAHDRGIKIMVDVVLNHAGYGLKESDEQPGVTAEDKARFADMLRTDGVQADQDVIAGELSGLPDFRTEDPAVRGKLIAWQTGWLNNARTERGDTIDYFRVDTVKHVEDTTWKAFKNALTAIDPGFKLVGEYFGGTADNDGGTLESGQMDGLLDFGFKEQAKRFTGGAITAVDAYLQEREAKISNTRMMAQFLSSHDEDGFLSEYVDGDKGKLKVAAALQITAKGQPVIYYGEELGRSGKNAGNMAEGEFSGNRGDMPWEQLAAEQGLHDHYRKLLNIRADYSEVFARGTRSWLAGSDESGYLAFNKQYGKTNIVTVINSRAEGQNVEIPVPYAPLSAVKDEYSGKEYTVSAAGKVSIGLPGRDDGGTVILALKPEMVVPTPTPTPTPAPTEMPTATPVPGGESGGTPAVTPVPSAAVSGDIQEITEAQLRSVTDGQVELRLEAGKTAVLLPLQAASLLGKNELIIHSEGLSVTLPSAALAAMIKETDAGSTRLLLELRPLGPDAVQDAMRGLSKENKTVTAASGIYELKLQLVKQDGTRLPVSSLQQPVTLTLKPTGQPVKDWTGVFGWGDSGELRYMGGAVQADGSYTAAAVQPGRYAVLEVHTVFKDVPVTHWASAAVTSLAAKQVVTGVSAVAFEPARMVTRAEFTALLMRALGQSGEGHSLFTDVRPGAWYASYVQAAASLGIVQGRSGSAFAPDAAISREEMAVMAVRALEFKQGRKLATAGYPAAFADASGIGEWAKPYVHAAAALKLVAGREPGRFFPQGQLTRAESAQVIYNMLGHF; from the coding sequence ATGAGATTTGCTGTGCGGGTTAAGAAAATATTTACAGTCCTGATGGTTCTTGCTCTCATCTGCTCCGGCCTCGGCATCGGTCCGGCCAGAGTAAGCGCCGCAGCGGTAAAGGCAGTGCTTGTAGGCGATCTGCAGACGAAGTTCGCCGGGCTGGACCCGGCGGAGACGAAGGACTGGAACGAGACCTCGACGGTAACGGAGATGACATACAGGGGAGCGGGCTTGTACATATTCTCAGGCACTCTGCCCAAGGGAACGTATGAATACAAGGTAGCTCTCAACGATAGCTGGTCGGAGAGTTACGGCTACAGCAGCTATACGAATCCGAATGGAGAGGATGCCGGGGGCAATATCCGGATTTCTCTTGCCGAAGAGACCCATGTGACCTTTTATTATAATGACCTGACCAAGGCTGTCGCGGATTCGACGTATTATTCACCGGTAGCGCCGGAGCGCCAGCCGCGGGTGATCGGTACCTTGCAGACTGCGCTGGGTGATTCGGCTGACAACTCCCCGGCAGATGCAGGGACGCTGCTAAGTGATGCGGATCTGGATGGAGTGTACGAGCAGACTGTGCTGCTGCCTGAGGGTGACTATACTTACCAGATTTATCTGCCGGGTGCTGAACCTTCTGATGGTACGGCTTACCCGGAACTGGCGCAGGAGCTTAAGCTGCCCGCGAAGCTTCCGGTAACGTTCAAATATAACACAGCGGATCATAGTGTCTCCGCACTTTATACATCCCCTGGAGGTGCGGGTGAGGTACAGCCGGTTCCGGCGGGGCATCTGCGGGTTCATTACCAGCGTGCGGACGGCAATTATGCCGACCTGGGCTTGTGGACCTGGGGGGATGTAGTCTCCCCGTCCGCGAACTGGCCGAAGGGTGCGGTTCCTTTTCCGGCGGGACAGACCGATGCTTACGGCGCTTATGTCGATCTGCCCATCAAGGATGGGGCGAAATCGGTCTCCTTCCTGGTCGTTAACCGGGTGAACGGCGTCAAGGAGATGGAGAACGGGGATAAGACCTTCCTGATCGGCACACCAGAAACCAATGAGGTCTGGATCAGGGAAGGCTCCAATCTGACGACACCTTACGAGCCGGTGTCTCTCCCGGAGAATACGGTGCGGATTCATTATTCACGTGCCGATAACAATCAGAGCCAGTACGGCCTGTGGTTATGGGATGATGTAGCCTCGCCGTCCGAAGGCTGGCCTAAGGGCGCAACTCCGTTCGCGCCGGAGCATAAGGATGCTTATGGCGCATACGTTGATATCCCGCTCAAAGAGAACGCCAAGACGATCAGCTTCATCGTCATGAAGCCTGCTAACGGTGACAAGGACGGGCCGGCAGGCAATGAGAACAAAAGCTTTGCTTTTCTGGACCGCTACAATCAGCTATGGGTGAGGGAGAATGATGCGAACGTCTACACCTCTCCCTTCGGCGAGACGCCGGTCGGACTGTTGTCAGCGGAGGTGCTGTCTGCCAGCAAGCTGGTGCTGGGCTTCACCATGACGGACGGGCTGGACCCGGCTGCGCTGAAGACCGCCATTTCCGTGAAGGACGCGGAAGGGACGGCCATTCCGGTCACTGCGGTGACGATTACGGGCAGAAGCTCCATGGAGGTGGCAACCGGTGCATTTGACCTGCGCAAGATTCCGCTCAGTGTAACTTACGCCGGCAAAACGGTCTCCGCTTCCACCGGCTGGAGAATGCTCGATGAGCTGTACAATTATACCGGGGATGATCTGGGCGCCACTTACCATCAGGACGACCGTTCGGCAACGCTGAAGCTGTGGGCGCCGAAGGCAAGCGCTGTGACTGCCGTGGTGTACGATGCGGCGGTTGCAGACCACACGGTTGGTCGGGTGGAGCTGACTCTTGGTGAGAAAGGCGTCTGGTCAACGCGCCTAACGGCTGCTGATCTCACAGGCGCACCCGGTGCAGAGGATGTCAGAGGCTTCTACTACCAGTATGAAGTGACGAATGATGCGGTCACCCGGCAGGTGCTTGATCCCTATGCCAAGTCGATGGCGGTGTTCACCGTGAATACGGCAGGGGAAGCAGGCGCTGGCGGCGATACGGTGGGCAAGGCGGCCATTGTTGATCTCAGCACAACGAATCCGCCAGACTTCAAGGCGGCTGATATCTCCGGCTACGAGGAGCGCGAGGACGCGGTGATCTATGAGGCCCATATCCGGGACTTCACCTCCGATCCGGCGATTCAGTCCAGTCTGGGCGGAGAGCGTTGGGGGTCTTATACCGCTTTTGCGAAGAAGCTGGATTATATCAAGTCCCTTGGGGTGACCCACATTCAGCTGCTGCCGGTCATGGCCTGGTATTACGGGGATGAGACGCGGATGGACGATCGGGAGCTGGATTACTCAGCCCAGGGCAATGAATACAACTGGGGGTATGATCCGCACAGCTATTTCTCCCCGGATGGGGCGTATTCACAGCGTCCGGCCGACCCCGAAGCGCGGATCAGAGAGCTGAAGGGCCTGATCGATGCGGTGCATGAGGCCGGAATGGGTGTCATTCTTGATGTCGTGTACACTCACATGGCCAAGAAGGAATTGCTGAACGATATTGTACCCGGTTATTATGCCTTCCAGGATGCGCACGGCAACTTCATCGGCGGCTTCGGCAATAACCTGGCGACCAGTCACAAGATGGCTGAGAAGCTGATGGTGGATTCGGTAAAATATTGGTTCCAGGAGTATAAAATCGACGGGATGCGCTGGGACATGATGGGCGACGCCACAGCAGACGCAGTCCAAGCGGCTTATGACGCTGCGTCGGCCATCAATCCGAAGGCGTTGTTCATCGGCGAAGGCTGGATTACCTTCGGAGGAGATGCTGGAGAGCCTGAGCTCAAAGGAAAAGGTGCCGACCAGAAATGGATGGACCAAACGGACAGCGTCGGCGTGTTCTCCGATGAATTCCGCAACGAGCTGAAATCGGGCTTCGGCTCGGAGGGAGAGCCGCGCTTCATTACCGGCGGCGCGCGCGAGCTGAACACGATCCTGAACAATATCAAGGCCCAGCCGTCCAATGTTCCGGCGGACGATCCGGGCGATATGGTGCCATATATCGAGGCGCATGACAATCTGACGCTTCACGATGTGATTGCCTTAACGCTCCATAAGAATCCGCAGCTTGCGGAGAATGAGCTGGAGATCCAAAAGCGCATCAGGCTCGGCAATTTGCTGCTGCTGACCTCACAGGGTACGGCCTTCCTCCATGCCGGGCAGGAATACGGGCGCACGAAGCAGTGGATGGCGTCAGGCGTTCCCGAGCAGAAATATACCGAGGTCCGGGATGCCGGGGACCAGTCGGTCAGTTATTTCATCCACGATTCCTACGATTCGTCGGATAGCGTCAATAAGTTTGACTGGGCCGCAGCAACGGATGCGGTGAAGCATCCGGTACAGAATGAGACCAGAGCTTATACGGCCGGGCTGATCCAGCTCAGGAAATCGACCAATGCCTTCCGGCTGGGCGATATAGGGCTGGTGAATGCCAATGTCAAGCTGATCCAGGCTCCGGAAATGCAGGCGCAGGATCTGGTGATCGGCTACTCCAGCAAGGCTACAGATGGAACGGGCATCTATTATGTCCTCATGAATGGCGACAGTAAGGCCAGAACGCTGACTTTGCCGGAGGATCTGTCCGGCGCTGAGGTGCTTGCCGACAGCGATCAGGCCGGAACAGAACCGATTGCTCCGGCGGAGCAGAGCGGCTTCCGGATGAGCGCTGGAACGATTACGATCGAACCGCTGACCTCGGTGATCCTGCGCAAGGAGGCGCCGGCAGCGGTGTTGACCAAGCTTGCGGCCGACAAGTCTGCCTATACACTGCAGGCAGGCGGCACGCACCAGGCTGCAGTTACCGCCACCTACGATGACGGGGCTTCAAGCACTGTCACTGCCAAGGCGCAGTATGTATCGGATAAGCCGGAGGTAGCTACAGTTACCGCTAAAGGGCTGATCAAGGGACTGAAAGCAGGCTCGGCTACCATAACGATTACGTATGGCGGCTTGTCTGTTCAAGTCACGGTTGAAGTCGCAGCGAAGCCAGTGGACAGCAAGCGGTATGTGCAGTTCAACTACACCCGTCCGGACAAGAACTACAAAGATTGGAGTGTATGGTTATGGTATACCGGAGCCACTGACGGCGAAGTCAAGCTGCCTGAGCCTGTAGAAGGTTCTGCAAGCTCCAGTGTGCTGATCGAGGTGGGCAAGGAAGCCACCCGGGTAGGCTTCGTACTGATTAAGGGTCTGGACTGGTCGGTGAACAAACAGGATATTGCGGATGACCGCTATATTGAGCTGACGCCGGGCGAGCTTTTTACCAAAGTCTATGTGACCAGCATGGTTCAGGAGCTTGCCGTAATGCCGGCGGTCCGTGGTCCGCTCCTGCAAGGCGAAGCTGTGACGTTCCTCTACCGGGATGATGAGCTGTTCCGCAGCGGGGACATGTCTGCCATTACGGGGATAAAGGTGAAGGTGAACGGAACCGAATATCCGATGACGTATGATCCGGCCAAGGAGTGGTTCAGCTACCGGCTGGAAGGACTTCATGAGGGCGATTATAAATATAGCTTCCTGGTGACCCGGGATGGTGAGACCCGCGAGCTGACGGACCCGCACAATACGGTGGACGGCGAATCGGTGATCCGCTACCACAAGCCGGAGGTGCAGATTACAGCGGAAGTAAGCCCGCCTGCGGTGAACTTCAATGAGAACGCTGTGGTAACGGTAAAAGCGGCTTCCAAGGAGGAAGTGTCCTACACGGACGCTTATCTGGATCTTACGGAGCTGGGCGGACCTGCCAGGGTCAAGCTCGATACAGAGCTGATGCAGCAGACTGTGTCGGTGAAGCATGATGTAACAGCCGGGCGCAAGAGCATTCCGGTGGTCCTGGTGGACCAGTACGGCAATGCGCATAGACAGACGGCTGAGATAGAAGTTAAGGCCAGAACGTACAGCGGCGGCAAGGCGGATTTTGACTGGGATGAGGCACGGATCTACTTCGCGCTGACTGACCGCTTCAAGGACGGCGACCCTGAGAACAATGAGAATGTGGACAAAAGCCATCCTGAAGCCTATCACGGCGGCGATTTCAGAGGCATGATCGACAATCTCGATTACCTGCAGGAGCTGGGCATCAACACACTCTGGATTACGCCGGTTGTCGATAATATCGATTTCAACCAGGGGGCCAGCTTCGGCGGCAAGCAGTATGCCTACCACGGGTATTGGGCCAAGGATTTCACCAAGCTTGACGAGCATCTGGGCGATATGGATACCTTCAAGGAGCTAATCGACAAGGCACATGACCGGGGCATCAAAATCATGGTCGATGTTGTGCTTAACCACGCGGGCTACGGGCTGAAGGAGAGCGACGAACAGCCTGGAGTGACGGCTGAGGATAAGGCGCGCTTCGCAGACATGCTGCGTACAGACGGAGTACAGGCAGACCAGGATGTGATTGCAGGCGAGCTGAGCGGGCTTCCGGACTTCCGCACGGAAGATCCTGCGGTGCGCGGGAAGCTGATCGCCTGGCAGACCGGCTGGCTGAACAACGCGCGTACAGAACGCGGGGATACGATTGATTATTTCCGGGTGGACACCGTGAAGCATGTAGAGGATACGACCTGGAAAGCGTTCAAAAACGCGCTGACCGCAATCGATCCAGGCTTCAAGCTGGTGGGCGAATACTTTGGCGGAACCGCCGATAATGACGGCGGAACGCTGGAGAGCGGCCAGATGGACGGGCTGCTTGATTTCGGCTTCAAGGAGCAGGCGAAGCGGTTCACTGGCGGGGCTATCACTGCTGTCGATGCTTATCTGCAGGAGCGTGAAGCGAAGATCAGCAATACACGCATGATGGCGCAGTTCCTGAGCAGCCACGACGAGGACGGCTTCCTGTCCGAATACGTGGACGGGGACAAAGGCAAGCTCAAGGTTGCCGCTGCCCTGCAGATTACAGCCAAGGGCCAGCCCGTTATCTATTACGGCGAGGAGCTGGGCCGCTCAGGCAAGAACGCCGGCAATATGGCCGAGGGCGAGTTCAGCGGGAACCGCGGGGATATGCCGTGGGAGCAGCTTGCCGCCGAGCAGGGGCTTCACGATCATTACCGGAAGCTGCTGAATATCCGGGCAGACTATTCTGAGGTGTTCGCCAGAGGAACCCGCAGCTGGCTTGCCGGCTCCGATGAGTCCGGGTATCTGGCCTTCAACAAGCAATATGGCAAAACGAATATTGTGACGGTCATCAACAGCAGGGCGGAAGGCCAGAACGTGGAGATTCCTGTTCCATATGCCCCTCTGTCTGCTGTGAAGGATGAATACAGCGGCAAGGAGTATACGGTATCGGCTGCGGGGAAGGTTAGTATCGGTCTGCCAGGCAGAGATGATGGCGGGACTGTCATTCTGGCGTTGAAGCCTGAGATGGTGGTTCCGACGCCGACGCCAACACCAACACCAGCGCCGACAGAGATGCCGACAGCAACTCCAGTGCCGGGTGGAGAATCCGGCGGAACTCCGGCAGTTACGCCAGTTCCAAGCGCAGCGGTTTCCGGCGATATCCAGGAAATTACTGAGGCACAGCTCCGCTCTGTTACGGACGGCCAAGTAGAGCTTCGTCTGGAAGCGGGCAAGACAGCGGTCCTGCTGCCGCTTCAGGCAGCTAGCTTACTGGGCAAGAATGAACTGATTATTCACTCGGAGGGGCTGTCCGTAACGCTCCCGAGTGCGGCGCTTGCTGCCATGATTAAGGAGACAGACGCTGGAAGCACGCGGCTCCTGCTGGAGCTTCGTCCGCTTGGCCCGGATGCGGTGCAGGATGCAATGCGCGGTCTGAGTAAGGAGAATAAGACAGTAACTGCTGCGTCTGGAATCTATGAGCTTAAGCTGCAACTGGTCAAGCAGGACGGCACACGTCTGCCGGTTAGCTCACTTCAGCAGCCGGTAACCTTAACGCTGAAGCCTACAGGCCAGCCGGTGAAGGATTGGACAGGTGTGTTCGGTTGGGGAGACAGCGGTGAGCTGCGGTACATGGGAGGAGCAGTCCAGGCGGACGGTTCCTACACAGCAGCAGCTGTACAGCCCGGCAGGTATGCTGTGCTTGAGGTGCACACTGTATTCAAGGATGTGCCGGTTACCCACTGGGCTTCTGCCGCAGTTACCTCGCTGGCTGCGAAGCAAGTCGTTACCGGAGTAAGTGCTGTCGCCTTTGAACCAGCGCGGATGGTGACACGTGCAGAATTCACGGCACTGCTGATGCGTGCGCTCGGGCAGTCTGGTGAAGGGCACAGCCTGTTCACCGATGTCCGGCCTGGTGCATGGTATGCCTCATACGTGCAGGCAGCCGCAAGCCTGGGCATTGTCCAGGGGCGCAGCGGCAGCGCCTTTGCACCGGATGCGGCTATCAGCCGGGAGGAAATGGCAGTTATGGCCGTCCGTGCCCTGGAGTTCAAGCAGGGCAGGAAGCTGGCCACTGCCGGATACCCGGCAGCGTTCGCCGATGCTTCCGGCATAGGAGAATGGGCGAAGCCTTATGTCCATGCCGCCGCTGCACTTAAGCTTGTAGCGGGCAGAGAGCCGGGGCGGTTCTTCCCGCAGGGACAGCTCACCCGTGCTGAGAGCGCGCAGGTGATCTATAATATGCTCGGACATTTCTGA
- a CDS encoding alpha-glycosidase yields the protein MLLEAVYHRPRLNWSYAYDHNTIHLRLRAKKGDLTEVYAWAGDKYAWDTTKELIPMTLFTSDNMFDYWECESVPLYRRLKYGFLLQQGNERIWMTESEFQKERPANPNRLFEFPYISRGDVFTPPAWVKDAVFYQIFPERFANGDPSLNPENVEPWGGTPRPDNFFGGDLQGVIDHLDHLTELGITGIYFTPIFTATTNHKYDTEDYMQVDPHFGDVATLKRLVDACHERGIRVLLDAVFNHSGRTFAPFVDVLEKGEASEYKNWFHIREYPLQVVNNIPTYDAFAFEPLMPKLNTEHPEVKEYLLKVAEYWIKEVGIDGWRLDVANEVDHEFWRDFRKVVKRANPEAYILGEIWHESAPWLEGDKFDAVMNYPFTDAVLDFFVNGTLDAEGFAGSIGRQLSRYPLQASEVAFNLLDSHDTPRLLTLAGGDKHKMKLAALFQFTFMGTPCIYYGDEIGMDGAGDPDCRKCMEWNPERQDRDLFAFYRKLIDIRSAHPALRTGRFSFLEAGPQGSKLAYERSLGDDLIVVLINTDETAQTFRLDVLERDWVNLWNGEALRAERGKLSFKLPAYGFAILQAQMS from the coding sequence ATGTTATTAGAAGCCGTCTATCACCGCCCCCGCCTCAACTGGTCGTACGCCTACGATCACAATACGATCCACCTGCGCCTGCGGGCCAAAAAAGGAGATCTGACCGAGGTCTACGCCTGGGCCGGCGATAAATATGCCTGGGACACTACCAAGGAACTGATCCCTATGACACTGTTCACCTCAGACAATATGTTCGATTACTGGGAATGCGAGTCGGTTCCGCTCTACCGCAGGCTGAAATACGGCTTCCTGCTCCAGCAGGGCAATGAGCGCATCTGGATGACCGAGAGCGAATTCCAGAAGGAGCGTCCGGCCAATCCGAACCGGCTGTTCGAATTCCCGTACATCAGCCGCGGTGATGTCTTCACGCCTCCAGCCTGGGTGAAGGATGCGGTATTTTATCAGATCTTCCCTGAACGCTTCGCGAATGGCGATCCCAGCCTGAATCCTGAGAATGTAGAGCCCTGGGGCGGAACGCCGCGGCCCGATAACTTCTTCGGGGGCGACCTGCAAGGGGTTATCGACCACCTGGATCATCTTACCGAGCTGGGGATCACTGGAATCTACTTCACGCCAATCTTCACTGCCACTACCAATCACAAGTATGATACAGAGGACTACATGCAGGTGGACCCGCATTTCGGCGATGTTGCTACCCTGAAAAGATTAGTCGATGCCTGCCATGAGCGCGGCATCCGCGTGCTGCTGGACGCTGTCTTCAACCACTCGGGCCGTACGTTCGCTCCGTTTGTGGATGTGCTGGAGAAGGGGGAAGCGTCCGAGTACAAGAACTGGTTCCACATCCGTGAGTATCCGCTTCAGGTGGTGAACAATATTCCGACCTATGACGCCTTTGCGTTCGAGCCGCTGATGCCGAAGCTAAATACAGAGCATCCCGAGGTCAAGGAATATCTGCTGAAGGTCGCTGAGTACTGGATCAAGGAGGTCGGCATCGACGGCTGGCGTCTGGATGTGGCCAACGAGGTGGATCATGAATTCTGGCGCGATTTCCGCAAGGTGGTCAAGCGGGCCAATCCTGAGGCTTACATACTCGGGGAGATCTGGCATGAATCCGCCCCGTGGCTGGAAGGCGACAAATTCGATGCTGTCATGAACTATCCGTTCACTGATGCGGTGCTCGACTTCTTCGTCAATGGAACGCTTGATGCGGAAGGCTTCGCAGGCTCGATCGGCAGACAGCTATCCCGATATCCGCTGCAGGCCAGCGAGGTTGCCTTCAATCTGCTGGACAGCCATGACACCCCGCGCCTTCTGACCCTTGCCGGGGGGGACAAGCACAAGATGAAGCTGGCTGCACTGTTCCAGTTCACCTTCATGGGCACACCGTGCATCTACTACGGGGATGAGATCGGCATGGACGGTGCAGGAGACCCGGACTGCCGGAAATGCATGGAGTGGAATCCGGAGCGGCAGGACCGCGACTTGTTCGCCTTTTACCGTAAGCTGATTGACATCCGCAGCGCACATCCGGCCCTGCGTACGGGACGCTTCAGCTTCCTTGAAGCTGGTCCACAGGGCAGCAAGCTGGCTTACGAGCGCAGCCTGGGCGATGATCTGATTGTCGTGCTGATCAATACGGATGAGACTGCCCAGACCTTCCGCCTGGACGTGCTTGAGCGCGACTGGGTGAACCTGTGGAACGGCGAAGCGCTGCGCGCCGAACGCGGCAAGCTGTCCTTCAAGCTGCCGGCCTACGGCTTCGCTATCCTTCAGGCCCAGATGTCCTAG
- a CDS encoding extracellular solute-binding protein gives MQLKKWMVLTAACSMAISITACGSNNSNGGNAAATNAPSDNATATNNAGGDSGNAPAAGDIVPEEGASLVIWESKEERQFAEEVAKQFTAKYNVPVKIEEVAPPDQVGKLTQDGPSGLAADVMVIPHDNLGKAASASLLLPNDIFAEQTKAENTEASIVGSSYDGELYGYPRAAETYALYYNKSLVKEAPKSFDDVIAFSKTFTDKAKNRYGIMWEVGNMYFNYPFIATTGGYLFGKDGTDKDDIGLNNEGAIKGLAEYAKLKEVLPIKSGDINPDIKRSLFNSGDVAMDINGPWELAGYKEALGDNLGIAPVPTIDGKTSITFSGIKIFTVNAYTQYPNAAKLYAQFASNKDSQLILNKLVGSVPTNNEALQDPQITGDQYVSAFAEQAKNSQPMPSIPEMGNVWSPVNAALPAIWDNNTDPKEAMDKAVQQIKDLNNGAAAQ, from the coding sequence ATGCAGCTTAAAAAATGGATGGTACTTACTGCAGCCTGCTCAATGGCAATCTCGATTACGGCCTGCGGCTCGAACAACAGCAACGGAGGGAATGCGGCAGCTACCAATGCTCCGTCAGACAATGCGACAGCCACAAATAACGCCGGAGGAGACAGCGGGAATGCACCGGCAGCTGGTGATATCGTACCTGAAGAAGGCGCTTCCCTGGTCATCTGGGAGAGCAAGGAAGAAAGACAGTTCGCTGAGGAAGTGGCTAAGCAGTTCACTGCGAAATATAACGTTCCCGTCAAAATCGAAGAGGTTGCACCGCCGGATCAAGTCGGCAAGCTGACCCAGGATGGTCCTTCCGGCCTGGCCGCAGACGTTATGGTCATTCCGCATGATAACCTTGGCAAGGCAGCAAGTGCGAGCCTGCTGCTCCCGAATGATATCTTCGCCGAGCAGACCAAGGCTGAGAATACTGAGGCTTCCATTGTAGGCTCCTCCTATGACGGCGAGCTGTACGGCTATCCTAGAGCGGCAGAGACTTATGCGCTGTACTATAATAAATCCTTGGTGAAGGAAGCTCCGAAATCCTTCGACGATGTGATTGCCTTCAGCAAGACGTTCACTGATAAGGCCAAGAACAGATACGGCATTATGTGGGAAGTCGGCAACATGTACTTCAACTATCCGTTTATCGCAACGACGGGCGGCTACCTGTTCGGCAAGGACGGCACCGATAAGGACGATATCGGCCTGAACAATGAAGGTGCAATTAAAGGCCTGGCCGAGTACGCCAAGCTGAAGGAAGTCCTGCCGATCAAGAGCGGAGACATTAACCCTGATATCAAGCGCAGCCTGTTCAACTCGGGCGATGTGGCGATGGATATCAACGGACCTTGGGAGCTGGCGGGCTACAAGGAAGCGCTGGGCGACAACCTCGGGATCGCACCAGTTCCTACAATTGACGGCAAGACTTCTATTACGTTCTCCGGGATCAAAATTTTCACCGTCAATGCTTACACGCAATATCCGAATGCTGCCAAACTGTACGCCCAATTTGCTTCCAATAAAGATTCACAGCTGATTCTCAACAAGCTGGTCGGCTCCGTACCAACGAACAATGAGGCGCTGCAGGACCCGCAGATTACCGGTGACCAATATGTATCCGCCTTCGCTGAACAGGCCAAGAACTCCCAGCCGATGCCTTCCATTCCTGAGATGGGCAACGTCTGGAGCCCGGTCAACGCAGCCCTTCCTGCCATCTGGGATAACAACACTGATCCTAAGGAAGCCATGGACAAAGCCGTACAGCAGATCAAGGATCTGAACAACGGAGCCGCTGCCCAATAA